A region from the Triticum urartu cultivar G1812 chromosome 1, Tu2.1, whole genome shotgun sequence genome encodes:
- the LOC125536678 gene encoding uncharacterized protein LOC125536678, with translation MCEWNDRLGRNRISLALSASSPLAPKAKRRRRPRPGPFSGHLAASPRLRPSPPKKEKEGRKKTGSETRQVAILCDASSRTTRRPVAASTGAHGGERERRGAAGTDQRGAGAASSSEMFLGLLNPHVPHGKLLAVVLVAAWTSIAAAGSSPSEQAWSSQKSFNCMPCSMTYVSDAYPGTLTPRLAQHIDLADVPDSSDLCKGLTNDPDVPVLLESHRQLVGEGSHRRLVYSMKFGNSEDTLVKFLDGYDANLVIIESLSSGVFVDPFELHHFVERKVFLDVAVFGDTNLELPSALSNRSAVEIHFDLKPSTSMNCNLVMELPLHARYPPLDASGYARVELVSPDLLLRYRRKETHPDSCLWILQNLDAAPVEKAT, from the exons ATGTGTGAATGGAACGATCGACTGGGCAGAAATCGCATCTCCCTGGCTCTCTCGGCCTCTTCCCCTCTCGCGCCCAAGGCAAAGCGACGCCGGCGGCCGCGACCTGGCCCATTCTCCGGCCATCTCGCCGCCTCTCCCCGACTGCGTCCCTCTCCacccaaaaaagaaaaagaaggaAGAAAAAAAACTGGATCGGAGACGCGCCAGGTCGCCATTCTCTGCGAcgcaagcagcagaacaacaagACGGCCGGTGGCTGCGAGCACCGGAGCGCACGGCGGGGAGAGGGAGCGACGAGGCGCGGCCGGCACAGACCAGAGAG GTGCTGGGGCAGCTTCTTCTTCAGAGATGTTTCTAGGTCTGTTGAATCCGCATGTCCCACATGGAAAATTGCTAGCTGTGGTGCTTGTGGCCGCTTGGACCTCCATTGCTGCTGCTGGTTCGTCGCCTAGTGAGCAG GCATGGAGCAGCCAGAAATCTTTCAATTGCATGCCCTGCTCTATGACATACGTTTCTGATGCATATCCCGGCACCTTGACGCCACGGCTTGCTCAACATATTGACTTAGCTGACGTACCTGATTCTTCTGACTTGTGCAAAGGACTCACTAATGACCCTGATGTGCCTGTGCTTTTGGAATCGCACCGGCAACTTGTTGGTGAAGGTTCCCACCGCCGTCTTGTCTATTCCATGAAATTTGGTAACAGCGAAGATACTTTGGTAAAATTCCTTGATGGCTATGATGCGAATCTTGTGATAATTGAGAGCCTCTCTAGTGGGGTCTTTGTTGACCCATTCGAGCTACATCATTTTGTTGAACGAAAAG TTTTTCTTGATGTTGCTGTTTTTGGAGACACAAACCTGGAACTCCCCTCAGCTCTGTCCAACCGGTCAGCTGTTGAGATTCATTTTGATCTCAAGCCAAGCACATCAATGAACTGTAACCTTGTGATGGAGCTTCCTCTCCATGCTAGATACCCA CCTCTCGACGCCAGTGGTTACGCAAGGGTTGAGTTGGTCAGCCCTGACCTGCTCCTGCGTTACAGAAGAAAGGAAACCCATCCTGATTCCTGCCTGTGGATCCTCCAGAATCTCGACGCCGCGCCTGTGGAGAAAGCCACGTAG